The Listeria monocytogenes genome window below encodes:
- a CDS encoding alpha/beta fold hydrolase: protein MHKTIRSVDVYYEKYGEGIPIIMIHGFGPDSQLMIGCMEPVFDKKSSFSRIYVDLPGMGKTENYDSIQNADHVLTLLLEFIEAVIPGEQFVLAGESYGGYLARGIAAKMPDRVLGVLLICPVIYPEKERRTLPEQKVMYQDDTFVRSLSKEDRAYFSKSGVILTARNWNRFLAEVMAGIINADGEFLDRLSANYALSFDPDEKAQFDVPALFLFGRQDDHVGYADGITLLEKYPHASIAILDFAGHNLQIEQPKIFTTMVQDFLFRVNPE from the coding sequence ATGCATAAAACAATCCGTAGCGTAGACGTTTATTATGAAAAATATGGTGAAGGAATACCAATAATAATGATTCATGGCTTTGGTCCTGATTCGCAGCTGATGATTGGTTGCATGGAGCCAGTCTTTGATAAGAAGAGCTCATTCTCACGCATTTATGTGGATTTGCCTGGAATGGGGAAAACTGAGAATTACGACTCCATTCAAAATGCTGATCACGTACTTACGCTTTTACTAGAATTTATTGAAGCTGTAATTCCGGGCGAGCAATTTGTACTCGCCGGAGAATCGTATGGTGGTTATTTAGCTCGCGGAATCGCAGCAAAAATGCCAGATAGAGTGCTTGGAGTCTTACTTATTTGTCCAGTCATTTATCCTGAAAAAGAAAGAAGAACGCTCCCCGAACAAAAAGTCATGTACCAAGACGATACATTTGTACGTTCGCTATCAAAAGAAGACCGAGCATACTTTTCAAAAAGTGGTGTCATTTTAACAGCAAGAAACTGGAATCGTTTCTTGGCGGAAGTGATGGCGGGAATAATTAATGCAGATGGAGAATTTTTAGACCGATTATCCGCGAATTATGCGCTGAGCTTTGACCCAGACGAAAAAGCGCAATTCGATGTGCCGGCATTATTCTTATTTGGTCGTCAAGATGATCACGTGGGATACGCAGACGGGATTACATTGCTTGAAAAATATCCACATGCATCGATTGCTATTCTTGATTTTGCAGGTCATAATTTGCAAATCGAACAACCGAAAATATTTACAACAATGGTGCAAGATTTCTTATTCCGTGTAAATCCAGAATGA
- a CDS encoding response regulator: protein MNSKRLVLIVEDEEGISNFISAVLTASDYSVIKAVSGKEALEQTASHSPDVVLLDLGLPDVEGLDVLRDIRVWSKVPIIVVSARDHEREKVTALDLGADDYITKPFGTSELLARIRTALRHIQPSSKEAPNDHIIRIQDLYIDDDRRLVKMGDTEIHFTPIEYKILLLLARHAGKVLTHDFIIREIWGPYPSENQALRVNMSNIRRKIEKNPAEPAYILTEVGVGYRMAEE, encoded by the coding sequence GATGAAGAGGGCATCAGTAATTTTATTTCGGCTGTTTTGACGGCGAGTGATTATTCAGTGATTAAAGCAGTGAGTGGAAAAGAAGCACTAGAGCAGACAGCAAGCCATTCTCCGGATGTTGTGCTACTCGATTTAGGTTTGCCCGATGTAGAAGGGCTGGATGTGCTCCGTGATATTCGCGTTTGGTCAAAAGTGCCGATTATTGTTGTGTCTGCGCGCGATCACGAACGAGAAAAAGTGACGGCACTTGACCTTGGCGCAGATGATTATATTACGAAACCATTCGGGACATCGGAACTACTGGCACGTATTCGGACTGCCCTCAGACACATTCAACCAAGTAGCAAAGAAGCGCCAAATGACCATATTATTCGCATTCAAGACTTGTATATTGATGACGACCGCCGACTTGTCAAAATGGGTGATACGGAAATTCACTTTACGCCAATTGAATATAAAATTTTGCTTTTATTAGCTCGCCACGCTGGTAAAGTCCTTACACATGATTTTATTATTCGCGAAATTTGGGGGCCTTATCCTAGTGAAAATCAAGCGCTTCGGGTCAATATGAGTAACATCCGACGTAAAATTGAAAAAAATCCGGCAGAACCTGCGTACATTTTGACAGAAGTTGGGGTTGGATACCGGATGGCAGAAGAATAA